In uncultured Bacteroides sp., the following proteins share a genomic window:
- a CDS encoding C10 family peptidase — MKKVLLFITFFLFLLTNVFALPRTSSEAFSVAKLFHQKSNSSIKLMSTETTALKLAYTCTDGIATRSTTEKAYYYVFNRGNNSGFIIVSGDDRAKEVLGYSDTGSFNINSLPSNFASWLGFYQNEMKALMEQPEETTVTSTTLLSSSTNVATRQTSYAASITPLLGNIKWDQGAPYNNLCPLINDTTRSVTGCVATAMAQVMRYYKWPVKGAGSHTYTTSSLNKSLTADFSNTTYDWANMTETYSSSSTDTQKTAVATLMFHAGVAVEMNYGESSSASSIDMAKALFTYFGYDSNLQSYQRDYYSSSEWIDMIKTELNASRPVLYAGQASDGGHQFVCDGYDSNGLFHFNWGWSGSSDGYFELSVLNPGSFGIGGTSGGFNTSQNIVIGIQKPNSSSTAAPYQLCIYKPLTTAASSISRTSLFSISMTLYNYGVNSFGGSLGIALYNNSGFVKLLNSTNVSSLGSYYGYTNPNFPKNLAIPADVADGNYKLCCVFKPSGQTDWQIMRGKIGIPNYLNVALTSANINISTPDAYPKLTINSLTATGNLYNNKAGRFSLSITNTGAEYNSNIVLKLVAVDNSATSQTVCTNPVNIPSGETKIFDFTDDITAAPGQYYLTAYYDSQNDRSNLSYTSFANPLTVTVLAKPTETPALTLTSKISFPSSSSVGKSNAVLTAHIKNTGGYFDNNVIAFVFPLTPGLSLTYIGYQKILLDKNEERTITFSGNINLDPSSYRVVVYYWDTVINDWSRFNPTTFSLIPFTLVNDATGIEETTLGKLTLYPNPATDKLFLQSEGLVKSIRIMDISGKQVLLMKPETSGEITIPVARLSAGTYILQSETETGIKVSKFIKR, encoded by the coding sequence ATGAAAAAAGTACTATTATTCATTACTTTCTTCCTTTTTCTTCTTACAAATGTTTTTGCATTGCCAAGAACAAGTAGTGAAGCATTTAGCGTTGCTAAGCTATTTCATCAGAAGAGTAATAGCTCTATCAAGCTGATGTCAACAGAGACTACAGCTTTGAAATTAGCTTATACCTGTACAGATGGCATTGCAACCCGCTCTACTACTGAAAAAGCATATTACTACGTATTTAATAGAGGAAATAATAGTGGCTTCATAATAGTTTCTGGCGATGATAGAGCAAAAGAGGTTCTTGGATATTCAGATACCGGGAGCTTTAATATAAATTCTCTGCCATCTAACTTTGCTTCCTGGCTAGGCTTTTATCAGAATGAGATGAAAGCATTAATGGAACAACCTGAGGAAACAACAGTAACTTCAACTACTCTGCTGAGTTCATCCACTAATGTTGCTACCAGGCAGACAAGTTATGCTGCTTCAATCACACCACTTTTGGGAAATATCAAATGGGATCAAGGTGCTCCATACAACAATCTTTGTCCGTTAATTAACGATACTACAAGATCAGTTACCGGATGCGTTGCTACTGCTATGGCACAAGTCATGAGATATTATAAATGGCCGGTAAAAGGAGCAGGTTCACATACCTATACAACCAGCAGTCTAAACAAATCTTTAACAGCTGATTTCTCTAATACTACTTATGATTGGGCTAACATGACCGAGACATATAGCAGTTCCAGTACTGATACTCAGAAAACAGCAGTGGCTACATTGATGTTTCATGCCGGAGTAGCTGTAGAGATGAATTATGGTGAATCAAGTTCAGCTTCTTCAATTGATATGGCAAAAGCATTATTCACCTATTTTGGCTACGATTCTAATCTTCAATCTTATCAGAGAGATTACTATTCAAGTTCGGAATGGATAGATATGATCAAAACAGAATTAAATGCCTCGCGACCAGTTTTATATGCAGGCCAAGCTTCTGATGGAGGACACCAGTTTGTTTGTGATGGATATGATAGTAATGGTTTATTTCACTTTAACTGGGGCTGGAGCGGAAGTTCTGATGGTTATTTTGAACTGTCTGTGCTTAATCCTGGTTCATTCGGCATCGGAGGAACAAGTGGCGGTTTCAATACAAGTCAGAATATTGTTATCGGGATACAGAAACCAAACAGTTCATCTACTGCTGCACCCTATCAGCTCTGCATATATAAGCCATTAACGACAGCGGCCAGTTCAATAAGCCGCACTAGTCTTTTTTCAATATCAATGACACTATATAATTATGGAGTAAACTCCTTTGGTGGCTCGCTTGGAATTGCATTGTATAATAATAGCGGATTCGTGAAACTGCTAAATAGTACAAATGTATCGTCACTCGGTAGTTATTATGGGTATACAAATCCTAACTTTCCCAAGAACTTAGCTATTCCAGCCGATGTTGCAGATGGAAATTATAAACTTTGCTGTGTATTTAAACCTTCCGGACAAACCGATTGGCAAATAATGAGAGGAAAGATTGGTATCCCAAACTATTTGAATGTAGCTTTAACCAGTGCCAACATTAACATCAGCACTCCCGATGCATATCCAAAACTTACCATCAATTCATTAACAGCTACAGGAAATCTCTATAATAATAAGGCAGGTAGATTTAGTTTAAGCATTACGAATACAGGAGCAGAATATAACTCTAATATTGTTCTTAAATTAGTTGCAGTTGACAATTCTGCTACTAGTCAGACTGTATGTACCAATCCGGTTAATATTCCATCTGGAGAAACAAAAATCTTTGATTTTACGGACGATATCACAGCTGCACCCGGCCAGTATTATTTAACTGCATATTATGATTCGCAGAACGATCGTTCTAATTTATCATATACTTCGTTTGCCAATCCTTTAACGGTTACTGTTCTTGCCAAGCCTACAGAAACACCAGCTCTTACACTGACATCGAAAATATCTTTCCCATCTTCTTCAAGTGTTGGTAAAAGTAATGCTGTGCTTACTGCACACATAAAGAACACCGGTGGATATTTTGATAATAACGTAATTGCTTTTGTATTCCCATTAACTCCCGGACTCTCGCTAACCTATATAGGTTATCAAAAGATTTTATTGGATAAAAATGAAGAAAGAACAATAACCTTCTCAGGAAATATTAATTTAGATCCAAGTTCTTACCGCGTTGTTGTATATTACTGGGACACTGTTATAAATGATTGGAGCCGTTTTAATCCAACAACTTTCAGTTTAATACCATTCACCCTTGTTAATGATGCCACAGGAATTGAAGAGACTACTTTAGGTAAGCTGACTCTTTACCCGAATCCGGCTACAGATAAGTTATTCCTGCAATCGGAAGGATTAGTAAAATCAATACGTATCATGGATATTTCAGGGAAGCAGGTTCTGTTAATGAAACCTGAGACCAGCGGAGAAATTACAATACCTGTTGCCCGACTAAGTGCCGGTACTTATATTCTTCAAAGTGAAACTGAAACAGGAATCAAAGTAAGTAAATTCATAAAAAGATAA
- a CDS encoding altronate dehydratase family protein: protein METKYLKINPSDNVAVAIFNLSAGETISVNGVDIKLNEDVPAGHKFALKDFAVDAHIVKYGYAIGHAICEIKQGDWVNEKKIKTNLSGLLEYTYNPAHETLDIAKKDLTFKGYRRKNGDVGVRNEIWIIPTVGCVNGIVNQLAEELRRETAGKGVDAIVAFPHNYGCSQLGDDHENTRKILRDMVLHPNAGAVFVVGLGCENNQLPAFREFIGEFDTERVAFMETQKVGDEFEEGMVILRDLYAKASKDARVDVPLSELRVGLKCGGSDGFSGITANPLLGMFSDFLIAQGGTSVLTEVPEMFGAETILMNRCENKDLFEQTVHLINDFKDYFIRNEQPIYENPSPGNKAGGISTLEEKSLGCTQKCGKSVVKGVMKYGERIQIKGLNLLSAPGNDLVAATTLASSGCHMVLFTTGRGTPFGTFVPTMKISTNSNLAKNKPGWIDFNAGVILENEPMEKTCERFTEYIIKVASGELVNNEKKNYREIAIFKTGVTL, encoded by the coding sequence ATGGAAACAAAGTATTTAAAAATTAATCCTTCTGATAATGTAGCTGTTGCTATCTTTAATTTATCAGCTGGTGAAACCATTTCTGTTAACGGAGTGGATATAAAGTTAAACGAAGACGTTCCTGCCGGACACAAGTTCGCATTGAAAGACTTTGCTGTTGATGCTCATATCGTGAAATACGGTTATGCAATTGGTCATGCAATCTGTGAAATTAAGCAAGGCGACTGGGTTAACGAAAAGAAAATCAAGACTAACTTATCTGGTTTACTTGAATATACATATAATCCTGCACATGAAACTCTGGATATTGCAAAGAAAGATCTTACTTTCAAAGGCTACAGACGTAAGAATGGTGATGTAGGTGTTAGAAATGAAATCTGGATTATCCCTACAGTAGGTTGTGTTAACGGTATTGTTAATCAATTAGCTGAAGAACTTCGCCGTGAAACTGCAGGTAAAGGTGTTGATGCAATTGTAGCATTCCCACACAATTACGGTTGTTCTCAGTTAGGAGATGACCATGAGAATACTCGTAAGATTCTTCGCGATATGGTTCTTCACCCAAATGCCGGAGCAGTATTCGTAGTTGGCCTGGGATGTGAAAACAATCAGCTTCCTGCTTTCCGTGAATTTATTGGTGAATTCGATACAGAACGTGTAGCTTTCATGGAAACTCAGAAAGTGGGCGACGAATTTGAAGAAGGAATGGTTATTCTTCGCGATCTTTATGCAAAAGCAAGTAAAGATGCACGTGTGGATGTTCCTCTTTCAGAACTTCGTGTAGGATTGAAATGTGGTGGTTCAGACGGATTCTCAGGAATTACAGCTAACCCATTGCTTGGCATGTTCTCTGACTTCCTGATTGCTCAGGGCGGAACTTCTGTTCTCACTGAAGTACCTGAAATGTTTGGTGCCGAAACAATTCTTATGAACCGTTGCGAAAACAAAGATCTGTTTGAGCAGACAGTTCATTTGATTAACGATTTCAAAGATTACTTTATCCGCAACGAACAACCAATTTATGAAAACCCATCTCCGGGAAATAAAGCTGGTGGTATTTCTACATTGGAAGAAAAATCATTGGGATGTACTCAAAAATGTGGTAAGAGCGTTGTTAAGGGAGTTATGAAATATGGAGAACGCATTCAGATTAAAGGTCTGAACCTTTTAAGTGCTCCTGGAAATGACCTGGTAGCTGCAACAACTCTTGCTTCATCTGGTTGCCACATGGTTCTTTTCACAACCGGACGTGGAACTCCATTTGGCACATTCGTTCCAACAATGAAGATCTCAACAAACTCTAACCTTGCTAAGAACAAACCGGGATGGATTGATTTCAATGCCGGAGTTATTCTTGAAAACGAGCCAATGGAGAAAACCTGCGAACGTTTTACTGAATACATTATTAAAGTAGCAAGTGGTGAATTGGTAAATAACGAAAAGAAAAACTATCGTGAAATTGCTATCTTCAAAACAGGAGTAACTCTTTAA
- the gpmA gene encoding 2,3-diphosphoglycerate-dependent phosphoglycerate mutase, which produces MKKLILIRHGESDWNKQNRFTGWTDVDLSEKGENEAREAGKRMKEAGISFDIAYSSVLKRAIRTQHILQEETDLLWVPEVHNWRLNERHYGALQGLNKAETAQKYGDDQVHIWRRSFNIAPPLLEADDERCASKEAKYKGIEPAIIPLGESLEITIKRVLPFWQDYIAPSLLEGKTVLVTAHGNSLRALIKYLDNISDDDIANLEIPTGVPLIYELDDNLRPTNHYYLK; this is translated from the coding sequence ATGAAAAAACTTATATTGATAAGACACGGTGAAAGTGATTGGAATAAACAAAATAGATTCACAGGATGGACTGATGTTGATTTAAGCGAGAAGGGAGAAAATGAAGCCAGAGAGGCAGGTAAAAGAATGAAAGAAGCGGGAATAAGTTTCGATATAGCTTATTCCTCTGTACTGAAGCGGGCAATCAGGACTCAACATATATTACAAGAGGAGACTGACTTATTATGGGTGCCCGAAGTTCATAACTGGAGGCTAAATGAACGTCATTATGGTGCGTTACAAGGACTAAATAAAGCTGAAACAGCTCAAAAATACGGAGATGATCAGGTACATATATGGCGCAGAAGTTTCAATATAGCTCCTCCTCTACTGGAAGCGGATGATGAACGCTGTGCCTCAAAGGAAGCAAAATATAAAGGCATTGAGCCGGCCATTATTCCATTAGGTGAATCTCTTGAAATAACTATTAAGCGTGTGTTGCCTTTTTGGCAGGATTATATAGCACCTTCTTTGCTGGAAGGAAAAACTGTTTTGGTTACTGCGCATGGAAACAGTCTGAGGGCATTGATTAAGTATCTTGATAATATCAGTGATGATGATATTGCTAATTTAGAAATTCCTACAGGAGTTCCTCTGATTTACGAATTGGATGATAATCTGAGGCCAACGAATCATTATTATCTGAAATAG
- a CDS encoding sugar kinase: MGKKVVTFGEIMLRLATPGYLRFSQAKEFNATFGGGEANVAVSLANYGLETEFVTRLPKNDIAESCIMDLRSHSVGTKEIIFGGDRVGIYFLETGAVARASKVVYDRANSSISTIQPGMINWKEVFKDAEWFHWTGITPALSQGAADACLEAIKVANEMGVTVSTDLNFRKNLWKYGKTASEVMPALVEGCDVILGNEEDCEKVFGVKPEGFDVADTKGEVNAAEFESVCTQMMAKFPRAKKVIVTLRGSINANHNTWGGVLYSDGSLKQSKRYDITHIVDRVGGGDSFMGGLIYGLISYPKDDQKALEFAVAASCLKHTIYGDFNLVTVSEVENLMKGDGSGRVSR; this comes from the coding sequence ATGGGAAAGAAAGTTGTTACTTTTGGGGAAATTATGTTGCGTTTGGCAACTCCTGGTTATTTAAGATTTTCACAAGCAAAAGAATTTAATGCTACATTTGGTGGTGGAGAAGCAAATGTTGCTGTTTCTTTGGCAAACTATGGCTTGGAAACTGAATTTGTGACTCGTCTACCTAAAAATGACATCGCAGAATCTTGCATCATGGACCTTCGTTCACACAGCGTTGGAACAAAAGAAATTATCTTCGGTGGTGATCGTGTAGGTATTTATTTTCTTGAAACTGGTGCTGTTGCTCGTGCTTCAAAAGTAGTTTACGACCGTGCCAACTCTTCTATTTCAACTATCCAACCGGGAATGATTAACTGGAAGGAAGTATTTAAAGATGCTGAGTGGTTCCACTGGACTGGTATTACTCCTGCTTTGTCACAAGGTGCTGCTGACGCTTGTCTTGAAGCAATCAAAGTTGCTAACGAAATGGGTGTTACCGTTTCTACAGACTTGAACTTCCGTAAAAACCTTTGGAAATATGGTAAAACTGCATCTGAAGTTATGCCTGCATTAGTAGAAGGTTGTGACGTTATCCTTGGTAACGAAGAGGACTGCGAAAAAGTATTTGGCGTTAAACCAGAAGGTTTTGATGTAGCTGATACAAAAGGTGAAGTTAATGCTGCTGAATTTGAATCAGTATGTACTCAAATGATGGCTAAATTCCCACGTGCTAAGAAGGTTATTGTTACTCTTCGTGGTTCAATCAATGCTAACCACAATACTTGGGGTGGTGTTCTTTACTCTGACGGTTCATTGAAACAATCTAAGAGATATGATATTACTCACATCGTTGACCGTGTTGGTGGTGGTGACTCATTCATGGGTGGTCTTATCTATGGTTTGATCTCTTATCCAAAAGATGATCAAAAAGCTTTGGAATTTGCAGTTGCAGCTTCTTGTCTGAAACATACAATCTATGGTGACTTCAATTTAGTTACTGTTTCTGAAGTTGAGAACTTAATGAAGGGTGATGGTTCAGGTCGTGTTTCTCGTTAA
- the lipB gene encoding lipoyl(octanoyl) transferase LipB, producing the protein MELEYTDWQLISYADAWQKQTELFNEIVRAKLAGERYTNNVITCEHPHVYTLGRSGKEQNMLLGEQQLQKIGASLYHIDRGGDITYHGPGQIVCYPILNLEDYSLGLKEYVHLLEEAVINVCAHYGIKAGRLSGATGVWLDGETKHARKICAIGVRSSHYVTMHGLAFNVNTDLNYFHYINPCGFVDKGVTSIEKELNQKIDVEQTKSLLHYEIEQLLTRKK; encoded by the coding sequence ATGGAACTGGAATATACAGATTGGCAATTAATTTCGTATGCCGATGCCTGGCAAAAGCAAACAGAGCTTTTCAACGAGATTGTCCGGGCAAAACTTGCCGGAGAGCGATATACAAACAATGTAATTACCTGCGAGCACCCACATGTTTATACGCTTGGGCGGAGTGGAAAGGAACAGAACATGTTGCTGGGAGAGCAGCAACTCCAAAAAATAGGTGCCTCTCTCTATCATATAGACCGTGGCGGGGATATAACCTATCATGGTCCGGGACAGATTGTTTGCTATCCCATCCTTAATCTGGAGGATTATTCTCTGGGATTAAAGGAATATGTTCATCTGCTCGAAGAAGCTGTTATAAATGTCTGCGCTCATTATGGCATAAAAGCCGGACGATTATCCGGTGCCACCGGTGTGTGGCTGGATGGAGAAACCAAACATGCCCGCAAGATCTGCGCTATCGGAGTTCGCAGCAGTCATTATGTTACCATGCACGGACTGGCATTCAATGTCAACACCGACCTGAATTATTTCCATTACATCAATCCTTGCGGATTCGTGGATAAAGGAGTGACTTCCATTGAGAAGGAACTCAACCAAAAGATTGATGTGGAACAAACTAAATCTCTGCTTCATTATGAAATAGAGCAGCTCCTTACCAGAAAGAAGTAA
- a CDS encoding LacI family DNA-binding transcriptional regulator, giving the protein MNELPERIRIKDIARLADVSVGTVDRVIHGRSGVSESSKKRVEEILKQLDYQPNMYASALASNKKYLFICLLPQHLEGEYWTAVEKGLNDAVTAYSDFNLSMKLYYYDPYDYTSFISAGKEIIAETPDGVLIAPTVFEFTRKFTDQLSGLSIPYIFIDSNIPDLHPLAFYGQNSERSGYFAAKMLMLMAGKTEEIAIFRQIKEGIIGSNQQENREKGFRTYMNEHFPSCHIAELNLQPKSPNEDEQLLDAFFEEHPSLTCGITFNSKVHIVGEYLEEKNIKKLNLIGYDLLERNVACLKNGSVSMLIAQQPEIQGYNSIKALCDQLIFKKEVNTINYMPIDLLTAETVDFYLDFQK; this is encoded by the coding sequence ATGAATGAATTGCCGGAAAGAATACGAATAAAAGATATAGCACGCTTAGCCGATGTATCAGTTGGTACAGTGGATCGCGTGATTCATGGACGGAGCGGAGTATCTGAAAGTAGTAAGAAAAGGGTTGAAGAGATTCTAAAGCAATTGGACTATCAACCTAATATGTATGCCAGTGCTCTTGCCTCGAATAAGAAATATCTGTTTATCTGTTTACTGCCACAACATCTGGAAGGTGAATACTGGACTGCAGTAGAAAAAGGATTAAATGATGCAGTAACTGCTTACTCTGATTTTAATCTTTCCATGAAGTTGTATTATTATGACCCGTACGATTATACATCTTTTATATCTGCCGGAAAAGAAATAATTGCAGAAACTCCTGATGGTGTGTTAATAGCTCCTACTGTTTTTGAGTTTACCCGTAAATTTACAGACCAGCTTTCAGGGCTCTCTATACCTTATATATTTATAGACTCAAATATTCCGGATTTACATCCTTTGGCCTTTTATGGTCAGAACTCTGAAAGGAGTGGTTATTTTGCTGCAAAGATGCTAATGTTGATGGCGGGAAAGACTGAAGAGATTGCCATCTTCCGTCAGATTAAAGAAGGAATTATTGGATCAAATCAGCAGGAGAACAGGGAAAAAGGTTTCAGAACCTACATGAATGAACATTTCCCATCGTGTCATATTGCAGAATTAAACCTTCAGCCAAAGTCTCCTAATGAAGACGAGCAGTTACTTGATGCTTTCTTTGAAGAGCATCCTTCATTGACTTGCGGGATAACCTTTAATTCAAAAGTTCATATTGTCGGTGAATATCTGGAAGAAAAGAATATTAAGAAATTAAATCTGATAGGATACGATTTACTGGAGCGGAATGTTGCTTGCCTGAAGAACGGTTCAGTATCAATGCTGATTGCTCAGCAACCTGAAATACAAGGATATAATAGTATCAAGGCATTATGTGATCAGTTGATCTTTAAAAAAGAAGTTAACACCATTAACTATATGCCAATTGATTTGTTAACTGCTGAGACTGTGGACTTTTATCTTGATTTTCAAAAATAA
- a CDS encoding bifunctional 4-hydroxy-2-oxoglutarate aldolase/2-dehydro-3-deoxy-phosphogluconate aldolase — MARFSKIQVLNAMSSTGMVPVFYNKDVEVAKNVVKACYEGGVRAFEFTNRGDFAQDVFAELVKWAAKECPEMILGIGSIIDPATAALYLQLGANFIVGPLFNPEIAKVCNRRSVPYTPGCGSVSEIGFAQEVGCDLCKVFPAGNVGGPSFVKNVKAPMPWSMLMVTGGVEPTKENLTAWIKAGVTCVGMGSNLFPKEVVAAQDWAWVSAKCQEAFGYIAEARK, encoded by the coding sequence ATGGCAAGATTTTCTAAAATACAAGTGCTTAACGCAATGTCAAGCACAGGGATGGTTCCCGTTTTCTATAACAAAGATGTTGAAGTAGCAAAGAATGTAGTAAAAGCATGTTATGAAGGTGGTGTTCGTGCTTTCGAATTCACTAACCGTGGTGATTTTGCACAGGATGTATTCGCAGAACTAGTAAAATGGGCTGCAAAAGAATGTCCTGAAATGATTCTTGGTATTGGTTCTATTATCGATCCAGCTACAGCTGCTTTGTATCTTCAGTTAGGTGCAAATTTCATCGTTGGACCATTATTCAACCCAGAGATTGCAAAAGTTTGTAATCGTCGTTCAGTTCCTTATACTCCAGGATGCGGTTCTGTATCAGAAATTGGTTTCGCTCAGGAAGTAGGATGTGATCTTTGCAAAGTATTCCCTGCAGGTAATGTTGGTGGCCCTTCATTCGTTAAGAACGTAAAAGCTCCAATGCCTTGGTCAATGTTGATGGTTACCGGTGGTGTTGAACCAACAAAAGAAAACCTTACTGCATGGATTAAAGCTGGCGTAACTTGCGTAGGTATGGGATCTAATCTTTTCCCAAAAGAAGTAGTTGCTGCTCAGGATTGGGCATGGGTTTCAGCTAAATGTCAGGAAGCTTTCGGATATATTGCCGAAGCTCGCAAATAA
- a CDS encoding C10 family peptidase — MRRILLLLISLCILLPSGYSKPRTYIKALDVANTFYKKASGFITTQSVTTSNLKLAYSASKNAILTRSTENAYFYVFNAGNSNGFVIISGDDSAADILGYSSTGSFSMDSIPANLRNWLENYKKELQFLMDNPAISNSNLLSATSNLTANSISPLLGNIKWNQGLPYNILCPKSGTRSTYTGCVATAIAQIMMYYQYPVKGSGTNTYTPETLNIPLTVDFSATTYDWANMLSSYYGSESDIQKNAVATLMYHCGVASNMDYGTSSSAAYDEDAAIGLIKYFNYDSNLRTIYRDYYSADEWVEILRNELNSGRPVLYGGAKNTNSGHAFICDGYDANNLYHFNWGWNGYCDGYYALTSLKPNSTGTDAGSSEGGYTIAQDMTIGIQKPASDSKPSYQLLLNDVTAMTFTIGQATAGSTFSITVPFFNGGITPFKGKTAIGLYQDSNLIAILGETSDISLAGFNYGIFEDKTINYSDLSIPANITNGTYQLYSIYKGNDETSWHKMRAMVSQVSFFNIQVVDGIVTIKNESTGINNIINNQLQVYPTLVKDVIYIKSEEIIKSIHVVDLTGKEVLLMNPESSGEITVSLNELSSGIYILQCKTATDIRISKFIKGK, encoded by the coding sequence ATGAGAAGAATTCTGTTGCTCCTCATATCCTTATGTATATTACTCCCATCGGGGTACTCAAAACCGCGTACCTATATCAAGGCACTTGATGTTGCAAATACTTTCTATAAAAAAGCATCTGGTTTCATAACTACACAATCGGTCACAACAAGCAATCTTAAACTTGCATACAGTGCTTCTAAAAATGCTATTCTTACTCGGTCAACAGAGAATGCATACTTTTACGTATTCAATGCCGGAAACAGCAATGGTTTTGTTATTATATCCGGCGATGACAGTGCTGCGGATATTTTAGGATATAGTTCAACCGGAAGCTTTTCTATGGACAGCATACCAGCTAATTTGCGTAACTGGCTGGAGAATTACAAAAAAGAGTTGCAGTTTCTAATGGATAATCCTGCGATTTCCAACTCTAACCTTCTGTCTGCTACAAGCAATCTTACTGCCAATAGCATTTCACCTTTGCTTGGAAATATTAAGTGGAATCAGGGCTTACCATACAACATTCTTTGTCCCAAATCAGGTACAAGATCAACATATACCGGATGTGTTGCAACAGCTATTGCTCAGATAATGATGTATTATCAATATCCGGTGAAAGGATCAGGAACAAATACTTATACTCCCGAAACATTAAATATACCGCTCACCGTTGATTTCTCTGCAACAACTTACGATTGGGCTAATATGCTCAGCTCATATTACGGTTCTGAATCGGATATACAGAAGAATGCAGTGGCCACACTTATGTATCATTGCGGCGTTGCATCAAACATGGACTACGGTACCAGTTCGAGCGCTGCTTATGATGAAGATGCTGCTATAGGTCTTATTAAATATTTTAATTATGATTCTAACTTGCGTACCATTTACAGAGACTATTATTCAGCCGATGAATGGGTGGAGATATTAAGAAACGAATTAAACAGCGGTCGGCCGGTGTTGTATGGAGGAGCCAAAAACACAAACAGTGGCCATGCTTTTATTTGTGATGGTTACGATGCAAATAATCTATATCATTTCAATTGGGGATGGAATGGATATTGTGACGGCTATTACGCACTTACATCCTTAAAGCCCAACAGTACAGGTACCGATGCCGGAAGTTCAGAAGGCGGATATACAATAGCGCAGGATATGACAATTGGAATTCAAAAGCCAGCTTCAGACTCCAAACCGTCTTATCAGCTCTTGTTAAATGATGTAACAGCTATGACTTTTACCATCGGTCAGGCTACAGCCGGTTCAACATTCAGCATAACCGTTCCATTTTTTAATGGAGGAATTACTCCGTTTAAAGGGAAAACCGCTATCGGTTTATATCAGGACTCCAACCTGATTGCCATATTGGGTGAAACATCAGATATCAGTTTAGCTGGATTCAATTATGGTATATTTGAAGATAAAACGATCAACTATTCAGATTTAAGTATCCCTGCAAATATAACAAATGGAACTTATCAGCTGTATAGCATTTATAAAGGTAACGATGAAACTTCCTGGCATAAAATGAGGGCGATGGTCAGTCAAGTCTCATTTTTCAATATTCAGGTAGTGGATGGGATTGTAACAATTAAAAATGAATCAACCGGAATTAATAACATAATCAACAATCAGTTACAAGTCTATCCTACTCTTGTAAAAGATGTGATATACATAAAATCGGAAGAAATTATTAAGTCGATTCATGTTGTTGACCTTACTGGGAAAGAAGTCCTGCTTATGAATCCAGAATCCAGCGGAGAAATTACAGTTTCCTTAAACGAACTTAGTTCCGGAATATATATTCTTCAATGCAAAACAGCTACAGACATTAGGATAAGTAAGTTTATAAAAGGAAAGTAG